A window from Vigna angularis cultivar LongXiaoDou No.4 chromosome 7, ASM1680809v1, whole genome shotgun sequence encodes these proteins:
- the LOC108336684 gene encoding caffeoylshikimate esterase — translation NTHYDDAGRVLPHRHQARRSSLYSHRCRQRLLLLPLPQEQPSPIPLPYRRNFRQRELGLKYTQCPGALFVPSVNFVADDCLSFFNSIKQQNPQFQHLPSFLFGESMGAAICLLIHFLSPEPFNGAVLVAPMCKISDSVRPRWPIPQILTFLARFFPTLPIVPTPDLLFKSVKVPRKKLIANMNPLRYRGKPRLGTVVELLRVTDFLNQRLSDVNLPFIVLHGSADAVTDPDVSRELYREARTLDKTIKVYDGMMHSLLFGETDENVEIVRNDVLSWLLARSGGETRLQ, via the coding sequence AACACGCATTACGATGACGCTGGTCGCGTTCTTCCTCACCGCCACCAAGCTCGCCGGAGCTCTCTTTACTCTCACCGTTGCCGCCAACGCCTTCTCCTACTCCCGCTTCCGCAAGAACAACCTTCGCCGATTCCGCTCCCCTATCGACGAAACTTCCGACAAAGAGAGCTCGGATTAAAATATACTCAGTGTCCTGGAGCTCTCTTCGTCCCCTCCGTAAACTTCGTCGCAGACGATTGCCTCTCCTTCTTCAACTCTATCAAACAACAAAACCCCCAATTCCAACACCTCCCCTCTTTTCTCTTCGGCGAGTCCATGGGCGCCGCCATCTGCCTCCTCATTCACTTCCTCTCCCCGGAACCCTTCAACGGCGCCGTTTTAGTCGCCCCCATGTGCAAAATCTCCGACAGCGTCAGACCCAGATGGCCCATTCCCCAGATCCTCACCTTCCTCGCCAGATTCTTCCCCACTCTCCCCATCGTCCCCACCCCCGATCTCCTCTTCAAGTCCGTCAAGGTTCCCCGCAAGAAACTCATCGCCAACATGAACCCTTTGAGGTATCGCGGAAAGCCGAGGTTGGGCACCGTCGTCGAACTTTTAAGGGTTACCGACTTCCTCAATCAGAGGCTCTCTGATGTCAACCTTCCTTTCATTGTCTTGCACGGCAGCGCCGATGCTGTCACCGACCCCGATGTGAGTAGGGAGTTGTACCGCGAAGCCAGGACCCTCGATAAGACCATCAAGGTTTACGACGGGATGATGCATTCCTTGCTGTTCGGAGAGACCGATGAAAATGTTGAGATTGTCAGAAACGATGTTCTGTCGTGGCTGCTCGCTAGGTCTGGTGGGGAAACAAGACTTCAATGA